The nucleotide sequence CTCCCTGGCATTGGGAGCCTTGTGGAAGTAGAGATACCCACCAAAGAGCTCGTCACTCCCTTCCCCGCTAAGCACCATCTTGATACCCATCGAGCGAATGACGCGAGCAAGTAAATACATCGGGGTTGCTGCCCTTACCGTGGTGATATCACTGGTTTCCAGATGATAGATGACATCACTGAGAGCATCAAGAGCCTCCTGGATGGTGAAATGTACCTCGTGGTGTACTGTCTTCAGATGAGCAGCTGCAATACGAGCTGCCTTCAAGTCAGGAGAACCTTCAAGACCAATGGCAAATGAGTGGAGCCGTGGCCACCAAGCTTCCTCTGTGTCTGCACTTTCCACCCGCTTCTGGGCATATTTTGCAGTAATGGCTGCAATGATGGAACTATCCAAGCCACCGGAGAGCAACACCCCATAGGGAACATCACTCATCAACTGGCGCTTAACCGCCGCTTCCAGGGCCTCCTTTACCATCTCGATCGTTCCCCCATGTTCCTTGACCACATCATAGCTGGTCCAGGAGCGCTCGTACCACTTCCTAAGCTTTTTCTCAGGACTGTAATACAGGTGTCCAGGAGGAAAGAGTTCGATCGCACTACAGGTCCCTTCCAATGCCTTCAATTCACTCGCCACAAAGAAATGTCCCTGGTCATCCCACCCTTGGTAGAGGGGAATAATACCGATATGGTCACGAGCGATAAGGTACACATCCTTCACCTGGTCATAGAGAGCGAAGGCAAAGATACCATTCAGGTCCTCAAGAAAATCTGGGCCCTTCTCCTGGTAGAGAGCAAGGATGACTTCACAGTCACTCTGTGTCTGGAACTCGTAGACACCCTCATACTCCTTCCTGATCTGCTGGTGGTTGTAGATTTCACCATTGACAGCCAACACCACATTCCTGTCTGCGCTATACAGCGGCTGACCTCCTGAGAGTGGGTCGACAATAGCTAGTCGTTCATGACTGATGATGGCCTTCTCCCCTTCGTACACCCCCGACCAATCGGGACCACGGTGACGGATCTTTCCTGACATGGAAAGAATCTGGGAACGAAAGGCCTTTGCGCTGCGCTGGATGTCAAACATTCCTACAAATCCACACATCGTATACCTCCAAACGTAAAAAAGACGCTCCTTGCCCAGTACTTGGGTAGGAACGTCTTTGTTCTTGAAAGGATACTACCTGCTCTTTTACAAAGTTGCAAGTGCCTCATCCACTGTGGCGATTGCAGCATCAATATCTTTTTTCTCAACAACCAAGGGAGGGACAAAGCGCAGTACGTCACTCCCAGCGCTCGCAACCAACACACCCTTGGAAAAACAGGCATCAACGACCTGCCGGGGAGGAACGGTAAGCACCAATCCATTGATGAGGCCCTTTCCCCTGACTGAAACACAAAGGTCGGGATAGCGAACCACCAATTGAGAAAGTTTTTCCCTCAGGTACTCCCCCATCTTCTGGACATGGGAAGTGAAGGATGCATCGCTGAGACGACGGACCATCTCTCTCACTGCGGCCATTGCCAAGGCATTGCCTCCGAAAGTGGAAGCATGGTCTCCGGGAGTGAAGATATGACTTGCCTTTCCCGTGGTGAGCATCGCCCCGCAAGGAACACCACCAGCGAGAGCCTTTGCAGAGGTAAGTACATCGGGTTTCACGTCATACACCTGATACGCGAAAGGCTTTCCGCTGCGGCCCATTCCACATTGTACCTCATCATAGATGAGTAGGAGATTGTGTTCATCACAGAGAGAGCGGAGTCCCTGCAGGAAGGCTGGGTCAGCTGGAACAATACCTCCCTCCCCTTGGATAGGCTCCACGATAATTGCACAGGTTTTTTCTGTAATGAGCGCTTTCACGCTCTCCAGGTTGTTGAACTCTGCATAGCTGAATCCCTGGGGAAGTGGTGCAAAGTTCTTATGGTACTTCTTCTGCCCTGTTGCAGTAATAGCACCATAGGTCCTCCCATGGAATGAATGCACCATGGAGATGATTTCGCTACGAGGGGGCTCACTCTGGTGCCCGAATTTCCTGGCAAGCTTGAGGGAAGCCTCTGTGGCTTCCGCCCCACTATTGCAGAAGAACACCCGCTCCATTCCGGCAAGATTGCAAAGCTCCTTTGCCGCCTCTACCCCAACCTTGTTGTAGTAGAGGTTCGAACAGTGCAATAGGCCTTCACTAACAACTTTATTCATAGCTTCTGAAAGGCCAGGGTCTCCATAGCCAAGGGCATTGACGGCAATGCCGCCGACAAAGTCGAGGTAACGCTTTCCTTCCTCATCGATGAGGTACATACCTTCTCCACCGGCGAACACCACAGGAACCTGGCTGTAGGTATCCAACAAATATTGTTTCCCTGTCTGTATCGTCTCTTGCATGCTCATGAACGCTCCTCCTTGGTGACCATGGTCCCGATTCCCCGTGTGGTGAATATCTCAAGCAGGATGGCATGGGGAACCCTGCCATCTAGTACGTGGACACTCCTCACCCCTTTCTCCAGTCCATCAAGACAACACTGGACCTTGGGGATCATTCCACCCTTGATCGTACCATCATCTATGTACGCCTCAGCTTGTCTTGTACTCAGTGCACGTATGATGGAGGAGGGATCATCCTTGTCCTTAAGAATACCTTCCACATCGGTGAGAAACACTAATTTCTGCGCAGAGAGGGAACCTGCAACGGCACTGGCTGCATAGTCGGCGTTGATGTTGTAGGTATTTCCCTCCGCATCTACCCCAACAGGGGAGACCACTGGGACAAAGTTGTTGGAGAGCAAGGTCTCAAGGAGACTGGTATCGACAGTATCTACATTTCCAACAAAGCCAAGGTCACGTCCTTTGTCATCCAACTTCTTTGAACAGAGCAGTGTTCTCCCATCCTTGCCACTGATGCCAACGGCACTGATGCCTACCTGCTCCAACTCACTGACCAGGCTCTTGCCGATGGAGCCACTGAGCACCATCTCGGCTACCTGTGCAGTCTCAGCATCGGTTACACGCAGTCCATCAAGGAACTCGCTCTTCTTGCCCAGTCGATCGAGCAGGCTGGTAATCTCCTTGCCCCCGCCATGAATGACGACAGGTTTCAAACCGATGTACTTGAGCATCGCAATATCTTGAATAACCGACTTCTTCAGTTGCTCATCAACCATGGCTGAACCACCATATTTGACCACGACAACATTTCCGGCGAATGTCCTGATGTAGGGAATCGCCTCGATAAGTACCTCAGCCTTGAGGATCTCGTTTGCCATCCTGTGTTTCATCAGCTTCTATAATCTCCATTGATCCGAACATACTCATACGAAAGATCACAGCCCCAAGCGGTGCCTTCTCCCTCTCCGTCTTTCAAGGTTGCAAGTGTCTGCACATCCCTTTCCATCAGGATTCCCTTTGCTGTGTGCTCATCAAAGGCCAAAGGAGTCCCTGCTGAGACTACCTGTATCGTCCCCTTGGAAGAGGAAAAAAAGAGGTCAACAGCAAGTGGATTGAAATCAGCTCCACTATACCCCATAGCACAGAGAATCCGTCCCCAGTTTGCATCACTGCCAAAGAAGGCTGTCTTGACCAGATTGCTGCTGATGATCGAGCGAGCGAGAACTTGGGCTGTTTCCTTGTCCTTTGCTCCCTTGACCGTTACCTCGAGGAACTTTCCAGCTCCTTCCCCATCACGAACAATTTCCTTTGCAAGTTCCTTATGCACATACAGGAATGCTTGGGTAAAGGCTTCCCACTCGCCGTGGGATGGAGAGAGTGTGCTACACCCACTCATTCCATTGGCAAGCACCAGGACAGTATCATTGGTGGAAGTATCCCCATCCACACTGATCATATTATAGGTATCTCGGATGGAGGATCCAAGCAACTCCTGCAGAACCGCCTTATCAATGGTTGCATCAGTGGTAATGAAACTCAGCATGGTGGCCATGTTGGGATGAATCATCCCTGAGCCTTTTGCCATACCTCCGATGGTTACCTGCTTCCCATCAATCTCAAGCGAAACGGCGACTTCCTTGGTAAAGGTATCGGTAGTGAGAATAGCCTTTGCCGCTTCCTCAGCTCCCGTTCTCGAGGGATCAAGCACCTTTGCACAATCATCAATACCCTTAATAATTTTATCCATGGGCAAGGGAAGCCCGATAACACCGGTGGAACATACCAATACCTCCTCAGGTTGCAAACCCAAGGTTTTTGCCGTATGCAATGCCATGTCCTGAGCATCCCGCTTTCCTTGTTCTGCAGTACACGCATTGGCATTCCCACTGTTAATCACAATAGCTTGTGCCTGTATAGAAGAGGAGACCAGCTTCTGGTCCCAGAGAACCGGGGCTGCTTTCACCAAGTTGGTAGTAAAAGATCCTGCAAAACTACAGGGAACCTCACTGTATACCAAGGCAAGGTCTTTTTTGCGTTTCTTGACACCGCAGGCTACACCATTGGCTGAAAATCCAGAGGCAGCGGTAACGCCACCGTCTACTATTTGCATCATATGTTCCTCCTTACAGGGGGCTGGCAACCGTGGAGGCAAGACCAGTCTCTTCTCCCAGGTTGCACCGGATATTCATATTCTGCACGGCTTGGCCGGCAGCTCCTTTGACCAGGTTGTCGATCGCTCCGACTGCAATAACACGTTTGGTTCGCTCATCAACCTTCCAGCCGATGGCGCACATGTTAGTATTCTTCACAAATCGGGTCTCAGGAAGAGATGAGCCCATCAAACGGACAAACCTCTCGTCAGCGTACCACTTCTGGTATGCC is from uncultured Sphaerochaeta sp. and encodes:
- the argB gene encoding acetylglutamate kinase, producing the protein MKHRMANEILKAEVLIEAIPYIRTFAGNVVVVKYGGSAMVDEQLKKSVIQDIAMLKYIGLKPVVIHGGGKEITSLLDRLGKKSEFLDGLRVTDAETAQVAEMVLSGSIGKSLVSELEQVGISAVGISGKDGRTLLCSKKLDDKGRDLGFVGNVDTVDTSLLETLLSNNFVPVVSPVGVDAEGNTYNINADYAASAVAGSLSAQKLVFLTDVEGILKDKDDPSSIIRALSTRQAEAYIDDGTIKGGMIPKVQCCLDGLEKGVRSVHVLDGRVPHAILLEIFTTRGIGTMVTKEERS
- a CDS encoding aspartate aminotransferase family protein, with amino-acid sequence MSMQETIQTGKQYLLDTYSQVPVVFAGGEGMYLIDEEGKRYLDFVGGIAVNALGYGDPGLSEAMNKVVSEGLLHCSNLYYNKVGVEAAKELCNLAGMERVFFCNSGAEATEASLKLARKFGHQSEPPRSEIISMVHSFHGRTYGAITATGQKKYHKNFAPLPQGFSYAEFNNLESVKALITEKTCAIIVEPIQGEGGIVPADPAFLQGLRSLCDEHNLLLIYDEVQCGMGRSGKPFAYQVYDVKPDVLTSAKALAGGVPCGAMLTTGKASHIFTPGDHASTFGGNALAMAAVREMVRRLSDASFTSHVQKMGEYLREKLSQLVVRYPDLCVSVRGKGLINGLVLTVPPRQVVDACFSKGVLVASAGSDVLRFVPPLVVEKKDIDAAIATVDEALATL
- the argJ gene encoding bifunctional ornithine acetyltransferase/N-acetylglutamate synthase — protein: MMQIVDGGVTAASGFSANGVACGVKKRKKDLALVYSEVPCSFAGSFTTNLVKAAPVLWDQKLVSSSIQAQAIVINSGNANACTAEQGKRDAQDMALHTAKTLGLQPEEVLVCSTGVIGLPLPMDKIIKGIDDCAKVLDPSRTGAEEAAKAILTTDTFTKEVAVSLEIDGKQVTIGGMAKGSGMIHPNMATMLSFITTDATIDKAVLQELLGSSIRDTYNMISVDGDTSTNDTVLVLANGMSGCSTLSPSHGEWEAFTQAFLYVHKELAKEIVRDGEGAGKFLEVTVKGAKDKETAQVLARSIISSNLVKTAFFGSDANWGRILCAMGYSGADFNPLAVDLFFSSSKGTIQVVSAGTPLAFDEHTAKGILMERDVQTLATLKDGEGEGTAWGCDLSYEYVRINGDYRS
- the asnB gene encoding asparagine synthase B, which produces MCGFVGMFDIQRSAKAFRSQILSMSGKIRHRGPDWSGVYEGEKAIISHERLAIVDPLSGGQPLYSADRNVVLAVNGEIYNHQQIRKEYEGVYEFQTQSDCEVILALYQEKGPDFLEDLNGIFAFALYDQVKDVYLIARDHIGIIPLYQGWDDQGHFFVASELKALEGTCSAIELFPPGHLYYSPEKKLRKWYERSWTSYDVVKEHGGTIEMVKEALEAAVKRQLMSDVPYGVLLSGGLDSSIIAAITAKYAQKRVESADTEEAWWPRLHSFAIGLEGSPDLKAARIAAAHLKTVHHEVHFTIQEALDALSDVIYHLETSDITTVRAATPMYLLARVIRSMGIKMVLSGEGSDELFGGYLYFHKAPNAREFHEETVRKLSKLNLYDCLRANKSLAAWGVEGRVPFLDKEFIDVAMNLNPDMKLCPVVGENKRIEKWILREAFKEYLPDEIVWRQKEQFSDGVGYNWIDTLKQLTSSLVSDEQFALAAKRYPIHTPATKEEYYYRTLFASHFPSESAARCVPREDSVACSTATALEWDRAFKAMNEPSGRAVAGVHESAYEK